From one Flavobacterium sp. N502536 genomic stretch:
- a CDS encoding DUF2268 domain-containing putative Zn-dependent protease (predicted Zn-dependent protease with a strongly conserved HExxH motif), translating into MKNHFLLVLFVFAISSYSQTGNQKIVSVDIDNFWDAYSKISIEKDSVKQYSLLQEFYLDKASPGLKSLIEVRNYTSKDFINAINKYPKFWNSLKPNTLNSSELYPEIDADINKLKQAYPDLKPSTLYFSIGAFRTNGTVQNDRILIGSEMSLADETTVIDELPAWRQSFYKEYHPRKNIALLCTHEYIHTQQKELVENLLSMCLYEGVAEFISCKVTGKKSSASAIEFGKSNQQKVIDQFIADLYLRSNNYNWIWGENKNSLKVRDLGYYVGYEICERYYNAAQDKAKAIKTLIELDYHNEKEVARIVDGTKLFPQSLKKLQQNYEKQRPTVVSLSAFKNGSQKVKAGAVEITITFSEPLNGRSTGVDFGPLGENYFPRINTERIWSSDMKSWTIKADLEPDHHYQILISDNFRKQNGTRLKPFLIDFKTDK; encoded by the coding sequence ATGAAAAACCACTTTTTGCTAGTACTGTTTGTCTTTGCGATATCCTCCTACAGTCAAACCGGCAATCAAAAAATTGTTTCCGTTGATATTGATAATTTCTGGGATGCCTACAGCAAAATCAGCATTGAAAAAGACAGCGTAAAACAATATTCTCTTTTACAGGAATTCTACCTCGACAAAGCCAGTCCGGGTTTAAAAAGCTTAATCGAAGTCCGCAATTACACCTCTAAAGATTTTATCAATGCGATAAACAAGTATCCCAAATTCTGGAATTCACTAAAACCAAACACTTTAAACTCGAGCGAACTTTACCCGGAGATCGATGCCGACATCAACAAACTGAAACAAGCCTATCCCGATTTAAAACCATCAACCCTTTATTTTTCCATTGGAGCTTTCCGAACAAACGGAACGGTCCAAAATGATCGGATTTTAATTGGAAGCGAAATGAGCCTAGCCGACGAAACCACTGTTATTGATGAACTCCCTGCCTGGAGACAGTCTTTTTACAAAGAGTACCATCCAAGAAAAAACATAGCTCTGCTCTGCACACATGAATACATCCATACACAGCAAAAAGAACTGGTCGAAAATTTACTTTCGATGTGTTTGTATGAAGGTGTGGCCGAATTTATTTCCTGCAAAGTAACCGGTAAAAAGTCTAGCGCATCTGCAATTGAATTTGGGAAAAGCAACCAACAAAAAGTAATCGATCAGTTTATTGCCGACTTATACCTCAGAAGCAACAATTACAATTGGATCTGGGGTGAAAACAAAAACAGCTTAAAGGTTAGAGATCTGGGCTATTATGTGGGTTATGAAATTTGCGAACGTTACTACAATGCTGCCCAAGACAAAGCAAAAGCGATAAAAACGCTTATCGAATTGGATTACCACAATGAAAAAGAGGTTGCCCGCATTGTTGACGGTACAAAACTATTCCCTCAAAGTCTGAAAAAATTGCAGCAGAATTACGAAAAACAAAGACCAACTGTTGTTTCCCTATCCGCATTTAAAAACGGCAGTCAAAAGGTAAAAGCAGGAGCTGTCGAAATTACCATTACATTTTCGGAACCTCTAAACGGACGCAGTACAGGTGTAGATTTCGGCCCTCTTGGCGAAAACTATTTTCCAAGAATAAATACGGAAAGAATCTGGTCTTCGGATATGAAATCGTGGACTATTAAAGCCGATTTAGAACCCGATCATCACTATCAAATTCTAATTTCGGATAATTTCAGAAAACAAAACGGAACAAGATTGAAGCCTTTTTTAATAGATTTTAAAACGGATAAGTAA
- the frr gene encoding ribosome recycling factor, translating to MTEEIEFILDSTEESMNGSIAHLEKEFLNIRAGKASPAMLGSVFVDYYGSATPLSQVSKISVPDARTITLQPFEKNMLQVIEKAIMVANIGFNPMNNGDVIIISVPPLTEERRKDLAKQAKSEAEDAKIGVRNVRKDANTDIKKLEKEGTSEDICKSAEDQVQNLTNTYIKKIDELLAAKEAEIMKV from the coding sequence ATGACGGAAGAAATAGAATTTATATTAGATAGTACTGAAGAATCTATGAATGGTTCGATTGCACATTTAGAGAAAGAATTTCTTAACATTCGTGCAGGAAAAGCTTCTCCGGCAATGTTGGGAAGTGTTTTTGTAGATTATTACGGATCTGCAACACCTCTTTCTCAGGTGTCAAAAATTAGTGTTCCTGATGCGAGAACGATCACTTTACAGCCTTTTGAAAAAAACATGCTACAAGTTATCGAAAAAGCAATCATGGTAGCCAACATTGGTTTTAACCCAATGAATAACGGAGACGTTATCATCATCAGTGTTCCGCCTTTGACAGAAGAGCGTCGTAAAGACTTAGCTAAACAAGCAAAATCTGAAGCAGAAGATGCTAAAATTGGGGTTCGTAACGTACGTAAGGATGCCAATACGGATATCAAAAAATTAGAAAAAGAAGGAACTTCTGAAGACATTTGCAAATCAGCCGAAGATCAGGTTCAGAATTTAACGAATACGTACATCAAAAAAATCGATGAATTACTGGCAGCAAAAGAAGCCGAAATCATGAAGGTGTAA
- a CDS encoding cell division protein FtsX has protein sequence MSSNFDKFQKRRLISSYFSVVLSVFLVLFLLGVLGLFIINSRKLANDFKEKIAMTVFFKNEANDSVIKAFNTELKRAPFAKSFVYVTKEKAAKEHTDIIGEDFLTFLGENPLLNSYDIHLKADYVERDSILKIESKLRQNTMIEDIVYDKQLVNLVNDNIKKVSMWILIISGFLAIIAVLLINSSLRLSIHSNRFIIKTMQMVGATKSFIRKPFVMRSVKLGMLGAGLAIIALVGLLLYVETNFPGLGIIEDKALIGLVLVGVFGLGVLITWVSTHFATQRFLNLRTDDLY, from the coding sequence ATGAGTTCTAACTTTGATAAATTTCAAAAGCGCAGGTTAATTTCCTCTTATTTTTCGGTTGTATTAAGTGTATTTCTGGTTTTATTCCTTTTAGGGGTACTGGGATTATTCATTATCAACTCTAGAAAACTGGCTAATGATTTTAAAGAAAAAATCGCGATGACGGTTTTCTTTAAAAACGAAGCCAATGATAGCGTGATAAAAGCTTTCAATACCGAATTAAAAAGAGCTCCTTTTGCAAAATCATTCGTTTATGTAACCAAAGAGAAAGCGGCAAAGGAACACACTGACATTATTGGAGAAGATTTCCTGACATTCTTAGGAGAGAATCCACTATTGAACTCTTACGACATTCACTTAAAAGCGGACTATGTTGAAAGAGACAGTATCCTTAAAATAGAAAGCAAACTACGTCAAAATACCATGATTGAAGACATTGTTTACGACAAACAATTGGTAAATCTGGTAAATGACAATATCAAAAAAGTAAGTATGTGGATTTTGATTATTAGCGGTTTCCTTGCGATAATTGCCGTTTTATTAATCAACAGCTCCTTGCGTTTATCCATTCACTCTAATCGTTTTATCATTAAAACCATGCAAATGGTTGGAGCAACAAAATCGTTTATTCGTAAGCCTTTTGTAATGCGCAGTGTAAAACTGGGAATGTTAGGTGCCGGTTTGGCCATTATCGCTTTGGTTGGACTTTTACTTTATGTAGAAACCAATTTCCCGGGCTTAGGCATTATAGAAGACAAAGCCTTAATTGGATTGGTATTAGTAGGCGTATTCGGATTAGGGGTTTTGATTACCTGGGTAAGTACGCACTTTGCAACACAACGTTTCCTGAATTTAAGAACCGACGATCTGTATTAA
- a CDS encoding undecaprenyl-diphosphate phosphatase gives MNTLQAIVLAIIEGITEFLPVSSTGHMIIASSFFGIAHEDFTKLFTIVIQLGAILSVVVLYFRRFFQTLDFYFKLLVAFIPAVVLGLLLSDFIDGLLENPVTVAISLLIGGLILLKVDEWFNNPNATESSSEITYLQAFKIGLFQCIAMIPGVSRSGASIVGGMSQKLSRTTAAEFSFFLAVPTMLGATVKKCYDYYKAGFELSHDQINILVIGNVVAFIVALLAIKSFIGFLTKNGFKVFGYYRIIAGIVLLLIHFFIHPLTII, from the coding sequence ATGAATACATTACAAGCTATCGTTCTTGCTATTATTGAAGGAATCACTGAGTTTTTACCCGTTTCTTCAACAGGTCACATGATTATTGCCTCTTCCTTTTTTGGAATTGCTCACGAAGATTTTACCAAACTTTTCACGATTGTCATCCAGCTTGGTGCTATACTTTCAGTAGTTGTTTTGTATTTCAGACGTTTCTTTCAAACACTTGATTTTTACTTTAAACTTTTAGTAGCCTTTATTCCGGCTGTAGTATTAGGTTTATTGCTAAGCGATTTTATCGATGGCTTATTAGAAAACCCTGTTACAGTTGCCATTTCTCTTTTAATAGGAGGGTTAATTTTACTAAAAGTTGACGAGTGGTTCAACAATCCGAATGCTACCGAAAGCTCTTCAGAAATTACGTATTTACAAGCTTTCAAAATTGGTTTGTTTCAATGTATTGCCATGATTCCGGGAGTTTCAAGAAGCGGAGCCAGTATTGTGGGGGGAATGTCTCAAAAACTATCCCGCACCACAGCAGCGGAATTCTCTTTCTTTTTAGCTGTTCCGACAATGTTGGGTGCCACGGTAAAAAAATGTTACGATTATTACAAAGCCGGATTTGAATTATCTCACGATCAGATTAATATATTAGTGATTGGAAATGTCGTTGCTTTTATTGTAGCGCTCCTAGCAATCAAATCCTTTATTGGATTTTTGACTAAAAACGGTTTCAAAGTTTTTGGTTACTACCGAATCATCGCCGGAATTGTTCTGCTGCTGATTCACTTTTTCATTCATCCCCTTACGATTATATAA
- a CDS encoding DUF3098 domain-containing protein, with protein MKNNNKEEQAPKQEFLFDGINYKILLIGIGVIALGFILMSGGGSNDPNVFNEDVFNFRRIRLAPTTVLIGFGITIYSIFKKSK; from the coding sequence ATGAAAAACAACAATAAAGAAGAACAGGCACCAAAACAAGAATTCCTTTTTGACGGAATCAACTACAAAATTCTATTAATCGGAATTGGAGTTATCGCTTTAGGTTTTATCTTAATGTCTGGCGGAGGAAGTAACGATCCGAATGTTTTTAATGAAGATGTTTTCAATTTCCGACGCATTCGTCTGGCGCCAACAACCGTTTTAATCGGCTTTGGAATCACTATTTACTCTATTTTCAAAAAATCCAAATAG
- the truB gene encoding tRNA pseudouridine(55) synthase TruB, with protein MTPEEYLNGQVLLIDKPLKWSSFQAVNKLKYLLINKVGLPKKFKIGHAGTLDPLATGLLLICTGKFTKRISELQGQAKEYTGTFYIGATTPSYDLETEIDQTFPTSHIDEALIHETVKQFLGEIDQKPPIFSAIKKDGVRLYEHARAGETVEIASRKTTIHEFEITRIALPEIDFRVVCSKGTYIRSLAFDFGKAMNSGSHLTVLRRTKIGDYDVKNAIDITLFEESLQSE; from the coding sequence ATGACTCCTGAAGAATATTTAAACGGACAGGTTTTACTGATTGACAAACCTTTAAAATGGAGTTCGTTTCAAGCTGTCAATAAATTAAAATACCTCTTAATTAATAAAGTTGGACTTCCTAAAAAGTTCAAAATTGGTCATGCGGGAACTTTAGATCCGTTGGCAACAGGGTTATTGCTTATTTGTACCGGAAAGTTTACCAAAAGAATTTCGGAACTGCAGGGTCAGGCGAAAGAATATACGGGAACTTTTTATATTGGAGCCACCACTCCATCTTATGATTTAGAAACCGAAATCGATCAGACTTTTCCAACTTCTCATATCGACGAAGCGTTGATTCACGAAACAGTGAAACAGTTTTTGGGCGAAATCGATCAGAAACCGCCTATTTTCTCTGCCATTAAAAAAGACGGTGTTCGCTTGTACGAGCATGCACGTGCCGGAGAAACGGTAGAAATTGCCAGCAGAAAAACCACTATTCACGAGTTCGAAATCACCCGAATTGCTTTACCTGAAATCGATTTTAGAGTCGTATGCAGCAAAGGAACCTACATTCGTTCTTTGGCTTTTGACTTTGGAAAAGCGATGAACTCCGGATCGCATTTAACCGTGTTGCGACGTACTAAGATTGGCGATTACGACGTAAAAAACGCAATCGACATTACTCTTTTTGAAGAAAGCCTTCAGTCCGAATAA
- a CDS encoding phytanoyl-CoA dioxygenase family protein: MKEYEQTGYACLENFFSEKELLAIEKILIQFHERWLFDHVADYEKGILNSHSLTSGKYLNEEEKAALFEFISQDKLAELLKAIFPKTPIFLNTQLFFDPKNADQKNYWHRDIQYTGMTVDDQKKAIQTQNVVHFRIPMKSEPGSN; encoded by the coding sequence ATGAAAGAATATGAGCAAACCGGATATGCCTGTCTCGAGAACTTCTTCTCCGAGAAGGAACTTCTTGCTATTGAAAAAATACTGATTCAATTTCATGAACGCTGGTTATTTGATCATGTAGCGGATTATGAAAAGGGAATTTTAAACAGCCATAGTCTTACCTCAGGAAAATATCTTAACGAAGAAGAGAAAGCAGCCCTTTTTGAATTTATTTCGCAGGACAAATTGGCCGAATTGCTGAAAGCGATCTTTCCGAAGACTCCAATTTTTTTGAACACACAGCTTTTCTTTGATCCAAAGAATGCCGATCAGAAAAATTATTGGCATCGCGATATTCAATACACAGGCATGACCGTCGACGATCAAAAGAAAGCCATCCAAACTCAAAATGTAGTTCATTTCAGGATTCCGATGAAAAGTGAACCGGGATCGAACTGA
- the pyrH gene encoding UMP kinase: MKYKRILLKLSGEALMGDLQYGIDPKRLAEYAEEIKQIHNKGVEIAIVIGGGNIFRGVAGASAGMDRVQGDYMGMLATVINGMALQGALEDKGMKTRLQTALKMESIAEPYIKRRADRHLEKGRIVIFGAGTGNPYFTTDTAAVLRGIEINADVILKGTRVDGVYDSDPEKNAAAVKFDFISFDDVLKKGLNVMDTTAFTLSQENKLPIVVFDMNKIGNLLKICEGENVGTVVNI, encoded by the coding sequence ATGAAATATAAAAGAATTCTTCTAAAACTTAGCGGCGAGGCCTTAATGGGTGATTTACAATACGGAATTGACCCTAAAAGATTAGCTGAATATGCTGAAGAAATTAAGCAAATTCATAACAAAGGAGTAGAGATTGCTATTGTTATTGGCGGAGGAAATATTTTTAGAGGCGTTGCAGGTGCAAGTGCCGGTATGGATAGAGTACAAGGTGACTACATGGGAATGCTTGCTACTGTAATTAATGGAATGGCTTTGCAGGGTGCACTTGAAGACAAAGGAATGAAAACGCGTTTGCAGACTGCTTTAAAAATGGAATCTATTGCAGAACCTTATATCAAAAGAAGAGCAGACCGTCATCTTGAAAAAGGAAGAATTGTAATTTTTGGTGCCGGAACCGGAAACCCTTATTTTACAACCGATACAGCAGCCGTTTTAAGAGGAATTGAAATCAATGCAGATGTGATCTTAAAAGGAACCCGTGTGGATGGTGTTTATGATTCTGATCCTGAAAAAAATGCAGCAGCTGTAAAGTTTGATTTTATTTCGTTTGATGATGTCCTTAAAAAAGGATTGAATGTGATGGATACCACTGCTTTTACTTTAAGTCAGGAAAACAAATTACCGATCGTTGTTTTTGATATGAACAAAATTGGTAATCTTTTGAAAATCTGTGAAGGTGAAAACGTTGGAACAGTAGTGAACATCTAG
- a CDS encoding thioredoxin family protein, whose product MKNSIAKALFNSHSYTEYRKIVTDLLIEGKSTGNEQSESLTNYSKLNEARMNRLEKTMKVADEVLLELENLKHNYIWLVISEGWCGDAAQILPILHKMALVSHKKIDLRIVFRDENEVLMNQYLTNGGRAIPKVIVICKETGIARADWGPRPKGAADLMINYKKEFGVIDEKIKTDLQLWYLADKGLSTQNELMEIMRLVEIRE is encoded by the coding sequence ATGAAAAATAGTATAGCCAAAGCATTATTCAACAGTCACTCGTATACCGAATATCGAAAAATAGTCACCGATTTATTAATAGAGGGCAAGTCAACCGGTAATGAACAATCTGAAAGCTTAACCAATTACAGCAAGCTCAATGAAGCCAGAATGAATCGACTGGAGAAAACCATGAAAGTTGCTGATGAGGTACTTTTAGAATTAGAAAATTTAAAGCACAATTATATCTGGCTGGTAATTTCGGAAGGCTGGTGTGGTGATGCGGCGCAAATACTTCCTATACTTCATAAAATGGCTTTGGTTTCACACAAAAAAATCGATCTGCGAATTGTTTTTCGCGATGAAAATGAGGTATTAATGAATCAGTATCTCACAAATGGCGGCAGAGCGATTCCAAAAGTCATCGTGATTTGTAAAGAAACCGGAATTGCCCGTGCTGATTGGGGACCAAGACCCAAAGGAGCAGCCGACTTGATGATAAATTATAAAAAGGAGTTCGGTGTAATTGATGAAAAGATCAAAACCGACTTGCAATTGTGGTATTTGGCCGATAAAGGTTTGAGTACCCAAAACGAACTTATGGAAATCATGCGTTTGGTTGAAATTCGGGAGTAA